One part of the Sphingopyxis sp. TUF1 genome encodes these proteins:
- a CDS encoding SDR family NAD(P)-dependent oxidoreductase, with the protein MKLDSATAAVVTGGASGLGRAAAEALAAAGVKVAIFDINDALGEEVAKSIGGLFVHVDITDEQSVLDGYAKARAAHGQERVCVHCAMTSRRGKTLAYDKESGGYRRTPTADYAFGVEGILTASYRVASIAAEGMATLPELEDGERGAIILTASVAAQDGQIGQVIYGSAKAGVNGLVLPMARDLMDLGIRVNAIMPGVFGTPLLNNMNPKVKESLEASVPFPKRLGKAEEYASLAMEMVRNTYFNGQAVRLDGAIRMAPR; encoded by the coding sequence ATGAAACTTGATTCTGCGACTGCCGCCGTCGTCACGGGCGGCGCCTCCGGCCTCGGCCGCGCAGCCGCGGAAGCGCTCGCGGCCGCGGGGGTCAAGGTCGCAATCTTCGACATCAACGACGCGCTCGGCGAAGAGGTCGCCAAATCGATCGGCGGGCTGTTCGTCCATGTCGACATCACCGACGAACAATCGGTCCTTGATGGTTATGCCAAGGCGCGTGCAGCGCACGGCCAGGAACGCGTCTGCGTCCATTGCGCGATGACTTCGCGGCGCGGCAAGACGCTCGCCTATGACAAGGAAAGCGGCGGCTATCGCCGCACCCCGACCGCCGATTACGCCTTCGGCGTCGAAGGCATCCTCACCGCCAGCTACCGCGTCGCGTCGATCGCGGCGGAGGGCATGGCCACGCTTCCTGAACTCGAAGACGGCGAACGCGGCGCGATCATCCTCACCGCCTCGGTCGCCGCGCAGGACGGGCAAATCGGACAAGTCATCTACGGCTCGGCGAAGGCGGGGGTGAACGGCCTCGTGCTGCCGATGGCGCGCGACCTGATGGACCTCGGCATTCGCGTCAACGCGATCATGCCCGGCGTGTTCGGCACGCCCCTGCTCAACAATATGAACCCGAAGGTGAAGGAAAGCCTCGAAGCATCGGTCCCCTTCCCCAAACGCCTCGGCAAGGCCGAGGAATATGCCAGCCTCGCGATGGAGATGGTCCGCAACACCTATTTCAACGGCCAGGCCGTCCGCCTCGACGGCGCGATCCGCATGGCCCCCCGTTAA
- a CDS encoding acyl-CoA dehydrogenase family protein, with protein sequence MTDLETYRARAAAWCESMVPTFGKAARKGLGVEADLALGRRYQKAKFDAGYAGINWPTEYGGQGLGHIEKITFEAEEMKHGFPNVYFGISLGMPVPVLMQFGSDREFVKERVVKALKGEEIWCQLFSEPSGGTDLAGLRTRAETDGNGWKINGQKVWTSWAQYSDYGVIVVRTDPTVPKHKGLTYFWVDMKAPGVTVRPIKLAGGDSHVNEVFFDNVKISDDHRMSPVGGGFAVALTTLMIERYVATDSAGFGPHLDLFVDLAKEVQLNGRRAIEDGRIRQQIARNYAMRAGLDSINRRARLMMQAGMTPGPEGSLNKLVAVRSRQKLSELALDLQGTDAFAFDEHASPKDDWASSWINAPTGRIAGGSDETLLNTIAERILGLPQDHRPDKGIPFNQIPA encoded by the coding sequence ATGACCGATCTCGAAACCTACCGCGCCAGGGCCGCAGCATGGTGCGAATCGATGGTGCCGACCTTTGGCAAGGCGGCGCGCAAGGGCCTTGGCGTCGAAGCCGATCTCGCGCTCGGACGTCGTTACCAGAAAGCCAAGTTCGATGCCGGCTATGCGGGCATCAACTGGCCAACCGAATATGGCGGCCAGGGTCTCGGCCATATCGAAAAGATCACCTTCGAAGCCGAGGAAATGAAACACGGCTTTCCGAATGTCTATTTCGGCATTTCGCTCGGAATGCCGGTGCCCGTGCTGATGCAGTTTGGCAGCGACCGCGAATTCGTAAAGGAGCGCGTGGTCAAGGCGCTCAAGGGCGAGGAAATCTGGTGCCAGCTTTTCTCCGAACCCTCGGGCGGCACCGACCTCGCGGGGCTGCGCACGCGCGCCGAGACCGACGGCAATGGCTGGAAGATCAACGGGCAAAAGGTCTGGACGAGCTGGGCGCAGTACAGCGATTATGGCGTCATCGTCGTGCGCACCGACCCGACCGTGCCAAAGCACAAGGGGCTCACCTACTTCTGGGTCGATATGAAGGCGCCGGGCGTCACCGTGCGCCCGATCAAGCTCGCGGGCGGCGACAGCCACGTCAACGAAGTGTTCTTCGACAATGTGAAAATCAGCGACGATCATCGCATGTCGCCGGTCGGCGGCGGTTTCGCCGTCGCGCTGACGACGCTAATGATCGAACGCTATGTCGCGACCGACAGCGCGGGTTTCGGCCCACACCTCGACCTGTTCGTCGATCTGGCGAAAGAGGTGCAGCTGAACGGCAGGCGCGCGATCGAGGACGGGCGCATCCGCCAGCAGATCGCCCGCAACTATGCGATGCGCGCGGGGCTCGATTCGATCAACCGCCGCGCCCGGTTGATGATGCAGGCGGGGATGACGCCGGGGCCCGAAGGCTCGCTGAACAAGCTCGTCGCCGTGCGCTCGCGCCAGAAGCTGTCCGAACTTGCGCTCGACCTGCAGGGCACTGACGCCTTCGCGTTCGACGAACACGCGTCACCCAAGGACGACTGGGCGTCGAGCTGGATCAATGCGCCGACGGGCCGCATTGCGGGCGGGTCGGACGAGACTTTGCTCAACACGATCGCCGAGCGCATTCTGGGCCTGCCGCAAGACCATCGCCCCGACAAGGGCATCCCGTTCAACCAGATTCCCGCCTGA